A segment of the Ferrimicrobium acidiphilum DSM 19497 genome:
AACACTCGCAGCTCTCCCTCAGCTCGTTGACCTAGTCAACTCGCAGCAGCTACGCTTCGCCACCCTCTCCAACCACGGGGTCTGAATACTTCGGATTTAGCTTGGAACGCATCCAAGGAGCGATCAGTCGACGTGCTAAAACCTGGACGCCACTTGCGATAGGTATTGCTACCAGCGCACCTGGCACCCCCGCTAACTGTGCGCCTATCAGTACGGCCAGTAATATCCACAGCGGATTAAGTTGCACGGTCCTCGAAAGCACCACTGGATTGAGTAGATGGTTCTCGATCTGCTGATAGACCAGAAACACCACTAGAAGAATGAGTGCTGGGACTAAGCCATGAAGGAGTGCTAGCCCAACGGCAGGGATGCCTGCCAAGAGACCACCGACAAGCGGAATTAGATCCACCAGCCCAACCCACACCGCCACCAACAGCGCGAATGGCAACCCTAGTGAGCGAAATGCGACATACACCACCACGCCAGCGATGATCGAAGTTGCGAGATTACCTAGCACGTAACCACTGACAGCAACTGCAGTCTCATGAAGAGCGCTACGCAAATTCTTGCCACTGCCACTAGGCAACAGACCCACAGCCACGTCTATGCCGCGCGGTCCCTCGAGCGAAAAAAACACCGTCAGCATAGCGGTGATAACCACGTCAGTCAAAAACGACAATACACCCTTCGCTGCGAGCAGCGCTGGCCCGACCGCAGTGCCAGCAAACTTGGCGATCCCTTGGGCAGAAAGATTCAGATAGTGCTCAATATGGAACTTGGTTAACAGTGACACGAGCCGAGTTTTCTTGTGGGTCACAGTGCGAATCAACGCTGGTAGATCATTGGCGAGTCGAATACCAGCCGAGTAAAGTGGGACACTAAAAATCAATAGAATACCGACTAGCACCGCAGCAGCCACAAAGACAGTGAGCGCTACTGCCGCACCTCTTGGAAAGCGCAGACGCATCAAAAGCTTGACCAGGGGTTCGACAATGATAGCCCCAACGATTGCAACAAGCACCTCTATAGCGAGATGCTGCATGTACATTACAAAGGCAAGCGCCAATACAATCCCAAGGAGACCAACCTCTGCGAGGAAGATCTGTTTGCCGAGACCAGCATATCGACTGGCAGTCTCACCGGCCCCCATGCGTCCCCACTCTCAATTCCATCATGGCAACCACAACCCGGCACCTCAAATTTTCCATCAACTATGACAGCATGACCTTAGTAGTCGATCCTCATTGAAGTGGTAACGTCAATAGCCTCCAACCGAAACGCGCAGCACATCTACCGCTCACGACTCCAGAACGTAAAGGCCCACCTTAGCCCTTCTAGTAGAGATTATTGACGCCAACAACCACCTCTTTATCGCTTTGTTCAACTAAGGTGAAGATGTGAGCACTTGGCGGTCCAAGAGCGGCGACGGTCGCCGCAACACCTCCCACCGCCTCCCTTCTGATCAGTCGCGAGAGGTTATAACAGGGACCCGACGCAGCCTCAGCAAGCTTGTTCGCCACTTCGCAATCCGGGGAATATGGGGGTTTGCGATTCTTCTGGTAGTCGAATACCTGGTGATCCCCCAGATCGCTGGAGCAAGAAAAACTCTCCATCTACTCAGCCAAGCCAATTATTGGCTGATCCCCCTGGCGATTGTGGCCGAGGCGCTATCGCTCTTCTCTTACGCCAAGTTAACATCTGCCGTTCTCCCACAGCCACAACCGTCGCTAAAGTCATTGGCCAAGGTTGACCTTTCCGGACTGGCGGTATCGCATGTTTTGCCTGGCGGTACCGCAAGTGGCGCTGGGCTAACGGTACGCCTTCTCAATGGTCTCGGTGTTCGTGGTACGGATGCGGGGGTAGCACTCGCCACTCAGGGAATAGGCTCTGCCGTCGTGCTAAACGTCATCCTCTGGCTAGCACTCATAATCTCGCTACCGCTATTCGGTTTCAACACCCTCTACCTAATCGTCGCTGCTCTTGGAATCGTCCTTATGGCCCTCGTGATAGCGCTAGTGCTGACACTGACACGTGGCAATCAACGCCTGGTGGATCTGGTAGATAAGATCATCGGAAAAATCCCATTCCTTAACCGCATCCAGTCTCCGCTACACGCCGGTATCATCCGAGCTGGTGAACGGATCCGTGCTCTCGTCGGAGATCGGGTGCTTCTAAAAAAG
Coding sequences within it:
- a CDS encoding AI-2E family transporter, which produces MGAGETASRYAGLGKQIFLAEVGLLGIVLALAFVMYMQHLAIEVLVAIVGAIIVEPLVKLLMRLRFPRGAAVALTVFVAAAVLVGILLIFSVPLYSAGIRLANDLPALIRTVTHKKTRLVSLLTKFHIEHYLNLSAQGIAKFAGTAVGPALLAAKGVLSFLTDVVITAMLTVFFSLEGPRGIDVAVGLLPSGSGKNLRSALHETAVAVSGYVLGNLATSIIAGVVVYVAFRSLGLPFALLVAVWVGLVDLIPLVGGLLAGIPAVGLALLHGLVPALILLVVFLVYQQIENHLLNPVVLSRTVQLNPLWILLAVLIGAQLAGVPGALVAIPIASGVQVLARRLIAPWMRSKLNPKYSDPVVGEGGEA
- a CDS encoding lysylphosphatidylglycerol synthase transmembrane domain-containing protein gives rise to the protein MSTWRSKSGDGRRNTSHRLPSDQSREVITGTRRSLSKLVRHFAIRGIWGFAILLVVEYLVIPQIAGARKTLHLLSQANYWLIPLAIVAEALSLFSYAKLTSAVLPQPQPSLKSLAKVDLSGLAVSHVLPGGTASGAGLTVRLLNGLGVRGTDAGVALATQGIGSAVVLNVILWLALIISLPLFGFNTLYLIVAALGIVLMALVIALVLTLTRGNQRLVDLVDKIIGKIPFLNRIQSPLHAGIIRAGERIRALVGDRVLLKKAVTWAACNWLFDALSLWIMLLAFGSVVNPDALLVSYGIANVAAAIPITPGGLGVVEGIMIPLITGFGTTRGIAILGVLSYRLFNFWIPIPVGVGTYVSLKLSRGEEITMELDRLDSPPDEEDGSKD